One segment of Cetobacterium sp. NK01 DNA contains the following:
- the der gene encoding ribosome biogenesis GTPase Der, with amino-acid sequence MKPIVAIVGRPNVGKSTLFNKLVGDRVAIVDDQPGVTRDRLYRETEWAGKEFVLVDTGGLEPRNNDFMMTKIKQQAEVAMNEADVILFVVDGKNGLNPLDEEIAYLLRKKKKPVILCVNKIDNFQAQQDDVYDFWGLGFEHLIPISGEHKVNLGDMLDLVVNIIDQTVEEYEEEEGLKLAIIGRPNAGKSSLVNRLSGEERTIVSNIAGTTRDAIDTAIEFDGNRYILIDTAGIRRKSKVEESLEYYSVLRAIKTIKRADVCIWMIDGSEGLTEQDKRIAGIAYEEKKPIIIVINKWDTIPDKKNDTMKKMREELYAELPFLSYAPIEFVSALTGQRTTKLLEHAEAVFAEYNKRISTGLLNTVISEAIIMNNPPTRKGRVVKINYATQISTAPPRFVLFCNYPELVHFSYGRYIENKLRESFGFEGTPIDVIFEHKNS; translated from the coding sequence TTGAAACCTATTGTTGCAATCGTTGGAAGACCAAATGTTGGAAAATCAACACTATTTAATAAATTGGTTGGAGATAGAGTAGCTATCGTTGATGACCAACCAGGAGTTACAAGAGATAGATTATATAGAGAAACTGAGTGGGCTGGAAAAGAGTTTGTTCTAGTTGATACTGGAGGACTTGAGCCTAGAAATAATGATTTTATGATGACTAAAATAAAACAGCAAGCTGAAGTTGCTATGAATGAGGCCGACGTTATTTTATTCGTTGTAGATGGAAAAAATGGTTTAAATCCATTAGACGAAGAGATTGCTTATCTTTTAAGAAAAAAGAAAAAACCTGTTATCCTTTGTGTTAATAAAATTGATAATTTCCAAGCTCAGCAAGATGATGTTTATGATTTCTGGGGATTAGGATTTGAGCATTTAATTCCTATTTCAGGAGAGCATAAAGTAAACCTTGGAGATATGTTAGATTTAGTTGTTAATATTATTGACCAAACAGTTGAAGAGTACGAAGAGGAGGAAGGTCTTAAATTAGCTATTATCGGTAGACCAAATGCTGGAAAATCATCTCTTGTTAATAGATTATCAGGAGAAGAAAGAACTATCGTTAGTAACATAGCTGGTACTACTAGAGATGCTATTGATACAGCTATTGAATTTGATGGCAACAGATATATCCTTATAGATACTGCTGGTATCAGAAGAAAATCTAAAGTTGAAGAAAGTTTAGAGTACTACTCTGTTTTAAGAGCTATCAAAACTATAAAAAGAGCTGATGTATGTATTTGGATGATTGATGGAAGTGAAGGACTTACTGAACAAGATAAGAGAATCGCTGGTATTGCTTATGAAGAAAAGAAACCAATTATTATTGTTATAAATAAATGGGATACTATTCCTGATAAGAAAAATGATACAATGAAAAAAATGAGAGAGGAACTTTATGCTGAATTACCATTCCTATCTTATGCTCCTATTGAATTTGTATCAGCTTTAACAGGACAAAGAACTACTAAATTACTAGAACACGCAGAAGCTGTGTTTGCTGAATACAATAAAAGAATCTCAACAGGATTACTAAATACAGTTATCAGCGAAGCTATAATTATGAATAATCCACCTACAAGAAAAGGAAGAGTTGTTAAGATTAATTATGCTACACAAATTTCTACTGCTCCTCCAAGATTTGTTCTTTTCTGTAATTATCCAGAGTTAGTTCACTTCTCTTATGGTAGATATATTGAGAACAAATTAAGAGAATCTTTTGGATTTGAAGGTACTCCTATTGACGTTATTTTTGAACATAAAAATAGCTAA
- a CDS encoding YgiQ family radical SAM protein, whose protein sequence is MFLPTTMEEVKKLGWDSLDIILISGDTYLDTSYNGTAIIGKWLVKHGFKVGVIAQPDINSDKDITRLGTPNLYWAVSAGCVDSMVANYTAVKKRRKSDDFTPGGINNKRPDRATIQYTNLIRRFFKNSPVPIVLGGIEASLRRVVHYDYWSNSLRRPIIFDAKADILSYGMGEKSMLELANALKNKTDWKNIRGIGYISKEPKEGYLALPSFEECVEKKENFIKAFELFYHNCDPITAKGIYQKNADRYFIQNPPCENFTSQEMDDIYGLDFERDVHPYYKKDGHVKALDTIKHSVTTHRGCYGECNFCAIAVHQGRTVISRSEDSIVKEVTNIANSKGFKGNISDVGGPTANMYGLECTKKLNHGACSHKRCLYPETCPALKLDHSRQISLLKKLKSIDKIKKIFIASGIRYDMILDDNKSGDRYLEELIKDHISGQMKIAPEHTEDKILSLMGKQGKSILKEFKNRFYELNKKHDKKQFLTYYLIAAHPGCNEKDMLDLKRFASSELKISPEQVQIFTPTPSTYSTLMYYTEMNPLNNKKIFVEKDNGKKQKQKDIITQTNKTRRY, encoded by the coding sequence ATGTTTCTACCTACTACAATGGAAGAGGTTAAAAAATTAGGTTGGGACTCTTTAGATATAATACTTATATCTGGGGATACCTATTTAGATACTTCTTATAACGGTACTGCTATTATTGGTAAATGGTTAGTTAAGCATGGTTTTAAAGTAGGAGTAATTGCTCAACCAGATATTAATTCTGATAAAGATATAACTAGATTAGGAACTCCCAATTTATATTGGGCAGTTTCTGCTGGTTGTGTAGATTCAATGGTTGCTAACTATACTGCTGTAAAAAAAAGAAGAAAAAGTGACGATTTTACTCCAGGTGGAATTAATAATAAAAGACCTGACAGAGCTACTATTCAGTATACAAATCTAATTCGTCGTTTCTTTAAAAATAGTCCTGTTCCCATTGTATTAGGGGGAATAGAGGCTAGTCTTAGAAGAGTCGTTCATTATGATTACTGGAGTAACTCATTAAGACGTCCGATTATTTTTGATGCTAAAGCTGACATTCTTTCATATGGTATGGGAGAGAAGTCTATGCTTGAATTAGCTAATGCATTAAAAAATAAAACAGATTGGAAAAATATTAGAGGTATAGGTTACATTTCTAAAGAACCTAAAGAAGGATATTTAGCTCTTCCAAGTTTTGAAGAATGTGTTGAAAAAAAAGAAAACTTTATAAAAGCTTTCGAACTTTTCTATCATAATTGTGATCCTATAACTGCTAAGGGAATTTATCAAAAAAATGCTGATAGATATTTTATTCAAAATCCTCCTTGTGAAAATTTTACTTCTCAAGAGATGGACGATATTTATGGGTTAGATTTTGAAAGAGATGTCCACCCTTATTATAAAAAAGATGGACATGTTAAAGCATTAGACACTATAAAACACTCTGTTACTACACATAGAGGATGTTATGGTGAATGTAATTTCTGCGCAATTGCTGTTCATCAAGGAAGAACAGTTATTTCTAGAAGTGAAGACTCTATAGTTAAAGAAGTTACAAATATAGCTAATTCAAAAGGATTTAAAGGAAATATATCGGATGTAGGTGGCCCTACAGCTAATATGTATGGTCTTGAATGTACTAAGAAATTAAATCATGGAGCTTGTTCTCACAAAAGATGTCTTTACCCTGAAACTTGCCCTGCTTTAAAACTTGATCATTCTAGACAAATTTCTCTTTTGAAAAAGTTAAAATCAATAGATAAAATTAAAAAAATATTTATTGCATCTGGAATTAGATATGATATGATTTTAGATGATAATAAATCTGGTGATAGATATCTTGAAGAACTTATCAAAGACCATATTTCAGGACAGATGAAAATTGCTCCTGAGCATACAGAGGATAAAATTCTTTCTCTTATGGGTAAACAAGGAAAAAGTATTTTAAAAGAATTTAAAAATCGTTTCTATGAACTTAATAAAAAACACGATAAGAAACAATTTTTAACTTACTATTTAATTGCTGCTCATCCTGGGTGTAACGAAAAAGATATGTTAGATTTAAAAAGATTCGCATCCTCTGAACTAAAAATAAGTCCAGAGCAGGTACAAATTTTTACTCCTACTCCATCAACTTATTCTACACTTATGTATTATACTGAAATGAATCCACTTAACAATAAAAAAATATTTGTTGAAAAGGATAACGGTAAAAAACAAAAACAAAAAGATATTATCACTCAAACAAATAAAACTAGGAGGTATTAA